TCCCCCTAGCTCAAATGCTGCCACCAAACCCCCTCAAAATTCCCCCATTTTCTGCCAAATGTCCCCTGAGCCCCCAGTCTGACACCAAATATGCCCCAAAGTCCCAATTTTTCCGCCAGATACCCGGCAAAAATCCCCATTTTCCTGTCGCGTGTCCCTCCGAATTCCAATGTTCCCAGCAAATATTCCCCCAAGCCCCAATTCTGCCACCAACCCCTCGCAAAGGTCCGATTTTCCTACCAAATACGTGCTCAAATCCCAATTTTCCCACCCAATTCCCAGTCTGGCCACCAAACATCCTCCCAGAATCCCAAGTTTCCCACCAAACATCCTCCCAAATCCCAGTTTTCCAAGCAGCTGaccccctgcagcacctccccggCGAGGGGCGGCCAGGAGACGGCTCTGGTAGGCTCCGCACGGCGAAGCAGCGGTGACGCCGCCCCCGCCACCCGCACCACTCACCCGCGGCTGCCGGCGCTGGAGGTGCGGCGCTGGAGGAGGGATTTGTGCCTGTGGTGGGACCTCATCACGGCCTCGTGCTTGTgcttcagctccagcagcttggcCCTCACCTCCTCGTCACCGCAGACATCTGCCACGAGGAGCCGGGTGGCAAACCGCTGGCACCGCCGGCACCGCGAGCCCACCCCACCGTGCCACCGAACTCACCCAAGGGGGTCTCATCCAGCACCGATTTACCGTTGAGATCGGCGCCAtgggccaccagcagctccaccatCTGCACCTAGAGTGGccgaagatcacagaatcacagaatgtgaggggctggaagggacctcaagagctcacccagtccagccccccctgccagggcaggagcacctagagcaggtcacacaggaactcatccaggcaggtcctgaatatctccagagaggaagactccacagcccccctgggcagcctgttctgttgTCCTTGACCTCCCTGAACTCCAAGGAGGTCTTAGCCTTCCTAGTAGCCTCCCTACATCCTCTGACAACTGTCCTCCCGAGTGGCCAACCCCTCCTTTCATGATCTGAGGACTCTATTCTTCCACTTGAGTTTGCTTAGCAGTTCCCTACTTAAGCAtgcagagctcccagctccctttctccGTTTCCTACTCTTCAGGATGCTCTGATCTGGAGCTTGGACGAAAAGGTCCTTGAATGTTAACCAACTGCCTCCCAGTACCCTGTCCTGGGAGATTTCCCTTAGCAATTGCCTGAAAAGGCCAAAATTGGCCCTGCTGAAATCCAGCCTTGTAATCCTGCTTGATACTTTCTTCCTACCACACAAgatcctgaactccaccatctggtggtcactgcagccaaggctgccctcagccttcaTTGCTTCAACCAGTCCCTCCTTTTGGGTATCAGGCCCTCTCCTCGTTGGTTCCTCCAGCGTTTGCACCAGGAAATCGTCACCAGTGCGCTGGAGGACCCTCCTGGGCCGTGGCTGTGGAGGCcttccagcagatgtctgggTAGTTCAAGTCGCCCACGACACGCAGGGCCCGTGAGCGAAGGGCCGGGGGCTGGCCGCGGCGCGTGCCACGGGCGGCACCGGCGCTcacctgtccccagcaggcCGCGGCGTGGAGCGGCTGCCACCCGTCCTCGTCCCTGCTGCCGACGCTGGCctggtgctccagcagcagctcggcGGCCTCCGCGTAGCCGTTGGCGGCCGTGATGTGGAGCTGCCAAAGGAACGAGGGGCGGTGCCACCAAGACGCCCCCCAACCACCTAGGGTGGTCACAGGGCACCAAATATCCCTCCAAATCCTGACTTGGGGCACCCCGTATCCCCCCAAATCCCACCTTTTCCACCAGATGTTCCCTCAACACCCCAATTTTTGCCAAACCCCCTCGAAATCCCAGCTTTCCCAAGAAATATCCCCCAAATCCCAACTCTGCCAGCACACAACCCCCCCAGATCCCAATCTTgccacaaaaaaatccccatttGGCCCCCAAGCCCCCTCAAAATCCCAAATCTCCACCAAACATGTGCAAATACTCCAAATTTCCATCAAAGatcccccaaaaccccaaatttCCCACCaaatatcccccccccccccaatcccggTGTTTCCAAATCCCCCCTCAAACTCCCCTCTTTTCCTGCCAAATCTTCACTGTACTCCAAATTTTTGCCACCAAACTCCTTCAAAATCCCAATTCTCCTGCCTCAagctccccttttttccctgctgggATGTTTGAGGCCCCCTTGATACCAgccacccccatccccacccctcccGGCGCCGCCCCCCCACCCTACCAAAGTGGCTCCGTGTCCTCTCGGCGCATCCAGATCAGCTCCAGCTTCCACCAGCTGCCCGATCTCCACCATCATCTCCCTCTCGGTGGCCCCCCGAGCCTCCTCGATCTTCTCCTGGGTGATTCCTGGTGACAACGAGGGGGACACACCGGGGGTGTGCCACCAGGTCCTCGCCGTCACCACGGTGCCGGTGCCGGCGTCGGTGGGGGCGGTGCCGCTCACCCTGCTCGGCCATGGCGCTCTCCAGGCAGTCCAGGGTCAGCTCGTCCTCGCAGAGGTCGTAGGGCATGTTGCCGTCGGAGTTGGTGGCCAGAAGATCGGCACCGCTGGGGGCGGGGACAAGGGGCGGCGGGTCAGGGTCAGCGCGAGGTCCCCGCCGGTGGCCCCGGCCGCACCCCCGGTTACCGTTGGATGAGGAGCCGGACCAGGTGCAGGTGGCCGCAGGTGGCGGCGGCGTGCAGCGGGGTCCAGAGCTCGCTGTCGCGGGCGTTGACGTCGGCGCCGGCATCCAGCAGCACCGGCACCACCTTGCCTGCATCGTCgatgcagcactgggcagggagaaCCGGCAGCGCTTACCGGGAGGGACCGGCAGAGGGAAAGCGTCCCCAGAAGCTCCCCCCGCGGGGATGGGCACTGGGGACAGCCAGCCGGGGGGAGCTGCACTGGGCTGGTGGCATTGGCACCGGCgctgtgccagggcttcactgggctggcactggaacCAGCTCCATGCCAGGGCTTCGCTGCTGTGggaccagcaccagctccatgcCAGGGCTTTACCGGGCCAGTGCTGACACCATGCCAGGGCTTAACTGTCTGGCATCAGCACTATGCAAGGTCTTTGCAAGGCTGGCACTGGCACCATGCCAGGGCTTcactgggctggcactggaacCAGTTCCATGGCAGAGCTTAACTGGAGTGCACCAGCACCAGTGCCATGCCACAGCTTCACCAAACTGGCACTGGCTCCACACCAGGGCTTCACCAGGCTGGtaccagcaccagctccatgcCAGGGCTTTACTGGGCCACCATTGGCACCATGTCAGGGCTTTACCATCCAGCACTGGCACCACGCCAGGGCTTTAATAGGATAGCATCGGCACCATGCCAGGCTTTATCAAGTTGGCACCGGCACCAACTCCTTTCCAGGGCTTCACGTGGCTGCCACTGGAACCAGTTCCACACCAGAGCTTAACTGGAGTGGCACCGGCACCAGTGCCATGCCAGAGCTTAACTGGAGTGGCATCAGCACCAGTACCGTGCCAGAGCTTAACTGGACCAACACCGGCTCCATGCCAGGGCCTTGCTGAGCCAGCACTGGAACCAGTCCCACGCCAGGGCTTCACcaagccagcaccagcaccaatTCCATGCCATCCTGGTGCCAGTACTGCCACACTGGTGCCATGCTGGTGTGCCCTTACCtggtgcagggctgtgaggccATCCTCGTTGCAGAGGTCGGGGCTGATCCCGCTGGCCAGGAAGTGCCGGACTGGGGAGGAACAGGGAGGGGTTAGCCAGGATCCTGCTGGCACCGCAGTGCTGGCACCTTGGAGCATCCCACCAGGGTGCAACCAGCACCTTTGGAAAGAAAGCACCACCCAGGAGCATCCCACCAGGATTTAGCCACCACTTTGGCACGGGCAAAGGCTCCAGAACCGACTCCAAGGGGCTGGGTGGTTTTGGAGGGATATTTGGCAGGAAAGGTGGGATTCTGGAGAACAGGTGGTGGCAAATTGGGATACTGAGGCATGCTCGGTGGAAAGTCGGCATTCTGAGAGGGTATTGGGCAGAAAGCTGGGATCTTGAGGGGACATTCTGTGGCACAACTGGGATTGGGGGAACATTTGGCAGGAAAATTGGGATTGGGGGGAGCTATTTGGTAGTAAAATCGGCATTTTGGGGGGGCTTTTGGGCAAGAAAACTGGGATTTTGGGGACAACAATTTGGTGGCAAAACTGGGATTTGGGGGGACAGTGGGAAAATTTTCACCTTGAAAATTCCCCACTGGGGGAGGTTTTAAGGGGTTTGAGGTCCCagcaacccccagcccccagcccccagcccctacCTTCCTCAGCATCATGCCGGGCGGCCGCCTCCAGCAGCTGGACGCTGGCAGGGAACGTCACCCTTTTGGTGTTGCCAtcgctcctcttcctcctcttcctctcagcTCCCACCTTGGATCCCTGTGACTCCTTCTCAGCCTGGGCCCATTTCTTGAGCTGCTGGGCTCGGCGCTTCTGGGCGTGTTTCAGCCTCTCCGGGGTGCTGAGTCGAGCCACCGCCGGCATCTCCGCCACCAGCTCCGGGTGCTCCGCCATGGCCGGGGATTTGGCCAAAGGATGGAGCCAATCCCACTGGGAACGGAGTATGGAGTTGccagctcctccaccagcatcccccccCCGGGCAAAAGGGGGAGGTTTATTCCTGTATCCCAAAGCTTTGCCGTGGCGGCACCAGCGGTTCGGCGGCCTGGGCTGGGTGTTTCGGAATCATCTCCCACAGTTCCAATTCCTGGCGTTTTCCAACCcgaaaaatccctccccagaaGGGTGGGTGGAGGGCTTGGTTAAGCCACAGAGGGGCTGACCCCGTCCTGGCAGCTCAGAGTGGGCTGGATCTGCTCAGCAACGCCGGATCCGAAGCCAGGGAGGAGCGCGGCTGGTGAAACACCTTCAGACTAATCCCCGGTGCCTGTTTGCTGCCGAATTGTCCcgaggagctgcagccttccCGCTTTCTGCAAGTGTTTCCTGGTcatccagcagccagcaccgcTCCGGAGGCACCGAGGAGCAGATAATCCGGCTGGGAATGCTGCCGGAACAGCGGCAGGTTGCTGGGAtgaagctctgccctgccctggttgTGGTGGGATGAgctggaaaaaggaaaatggttgagggaagaggagaagctCGGCACAGGCAAAGGGATCCCGGCACAGCCCGGTAACTGCCGGCTGGCTACGGTGAAACCGGGAGAACCTCGCCCCTGACGCCGGCATCGCCCGGCGGGCAGGGCGGGCCGGGCAGGAAAGGGCAGATTCCGGCAGAGCTGCGCTTCCCAAAGCCGCCTCCGAGGGCGAGCGGCCGCGATTCCAGCGGGCAAAGTCCGCCAGCAACATTCCTGCACCTTAATCCCCGCTGTAAATCCCCAAGGAACGCCGGCCGGGCCGAAGCCGACGGTAAATCCGCGGTGGGACTGAAGGAAAAGGGGTCACCGGGATGCTGGGATCGGCTTGGGAATCCCACCGACCGTGGCTTGGCTGGGAATGGCTCATGGAGAAGGTGGGAAAGTGGGGCTGGCAACTTCGGCCCCCGGATTTGGCATTGCCCAAATGTCCCCCCAGATATCTACCCTAAATACACCCAAAATCTCCCCAAACGCACCAAACAGCCTACAAAAGTCCCCTCAAAATCACCCACGCAGCCCAAAACTtccccaaaacatgccctaaaTCCCCAACAATCCGCCCAAGGACCCCAAAAATCTGCCAAAACGCCCTGAACGTCCCTCAAACAGCCCAGGGGCCTGTCCTCAGGTTCCCCTTAAGGTGATCCCCATGACCCCAAATCCTGCAGGAGGGCATCCCCAGAGTCAtgtcccacctcccccccccaaaaaaaccacataCATGTCCTCATATCCCAAGGGGGACcccacactgccaggcttgtcTTCAAGGGGGTACCCAAGTTCCCGAGTCCTATGGGCTAGGGGAAACCATGACCAAGCCTCCCACTGAGGGGACCCCCACACTTAGGGAGGAAGGAACTGTCCCCCGGGTCACCCCCGAGGGGACCCTCATGTCCCCAAGTGGCCTCTCCTGGCCTCCAAAGAGCCCTCCTGGTCCCAAGCGTGGCCCCACAACACCCCCCAGATACTGGAGTATCTGTCCCCACAGTCACCCCAAGGGACCTCCATGCCTCCAAGTCCCCCAGAAGGACCCACTTAGCCCCAGGCTTGTCCCCAAGGCCCTCCCCGGCCTCAGTTCCTGCCCCAAGACTCAACAGCCCGTATGGGCCTGTCCTGGAGGGTACCACCACACCGGTTCTTTCCCATGGGGACCCCCCCAGCCTCGATTCTGACCGCAAGACCCGCCCGCGGCTCCAAATCCCATTCCATGGAGTCCCCCCCCAGGCCCGATCCTGCCCCAgaaacacccccaggcaccAGTTTCTGTCCCCaagcccacccccagcccatggAGGCCTGTTCCGGGTGGTCATCCCCAAACTCCCGACCCATGGAGCCCCCCTTAACACCGACTTTGTGCACAGGACCCCCCTCGGGCCCAGTTCCTGCCACCAAGACCAACCCCAGCCCGCGTGGGCCTGTCCCGCGGAGTCCCCGCACTTGACTTCCTGGACTCCGCACTcgaccctcccccagccccgaTCCTGTCCCCAGACACCTCCCTGCACCCCATTCCCGGTTGCTGGCCTCCCCCGAGCCATACCTGCCGGTATCGGGGCCGCGGCCTTGCCCGTTCCTGCCGCTGCCCAGGGCGGAGCCGCCGCTGCCGCTCTCCATGGCAACGAATGACACTTCCGGTTGGTACCGGAAATGAGCCTGCCTAGGGCCGGAGGAAGGTAGGCACGTTCTGTGGTGCCATCTTGGGAGTGGCGCCGGCGGCAGCGGGGACGGCCACTCCCAAGATGGCGGTGGGTACCGTAGGGCGCGGTGTCGCCGTCTGGCGGGGGGAGGTGGGAAAGTCATCCTGAAGTCGGTGTCACCTCTGGGGCTGTCCCCAAATCCAGTCCCCGTGCGCCCCCCTACCCAGGCTGGTGTACCCCAAGACCTGTTCCCGAgtccctgctgtgggctgtggtggggagaggtcGGGATATGGGGACAAGGACATGGGACCAGGAGTTGAGAGACATGGGGACAAGGGGCGGGGACACGGGGACGGGAGGTGGGGACGAAGGACGGGGTAGGAACATGGGACAGAGGGTGGAGATAAGGGACTGGAGGTGGGGACAGGGCGTGGGGACAAGGGGGTGGAGACGTGTGTCCCCACGTGTCCCGCGTCCACTTCACGTGTCCGCGTCCCCTCCGTGTGTGCCCATGCCTCTTGCATGTGTGCCTGACCCCCACGTGTCCCCTGCCGTGCAAGGCGCCgatcccagtgctcccagtacaGCCCAGTCCCGCTCGCGCTGCGTGGCGGCCAGCACAGTGCAGCCCCAGTATAacccagctggccccagcaccgcagcccagcactcccagtacagaccagtGCTCCTGGCATGGCTCCCGGGCACGGCTCCCGAGCACACCAGCGTTACCCACTCCACCCTCGTTCCCAATCCCAGTCGCTCCTCGGCTCTGCTAAACTCGGGGGTCGCTGTTCTGCTGCTtccgctccccccccccccccccccccccccccccgccggcTCTCCCCGTCGGGTCCCCGCAGGGCAGCGACACCAAGGCGCCGGGACCGGGACCCCCCGGGGCGGGCGGGGGTTGGGAATTAACTGGTTCTGGTGCAGGTGGGATACTGGTCTGTGCCTCCAGGGCTCCCAGTACTCCTAGTTCCACCTCCCAGCTGTTTCCAGTAGTCCCAGTGCCCCCCGGGGGACCAGCCTCACAGTCCCCCGCAGCCTGCAGGACTTCCATGCGCCCAGTTCCACCACCCCCAGTCCCAGCGCTCCCAGTTCCACCACCCCCAGTCCCAGCGCTCCCAGTCCCACCACCCCCAGTTCCACTGCTTCCagttccagcacccccagtcccagtgctcccagttctACCACCCCCAGAGCTAGTGCTCCCAGTTCCACCACCCCCAGTCCCAGCGCTCCCAGTCCCACCACCCCCAGTCCCAGCGCTCCCAGTCCCACCACCCCCAGtcccactgcctccagttccagcacccccagtcccagtgctcccagttctACCACCCCCAGAGCTAGTGCTCCCAGTTCCAGCACCCCCggtcccagtgctcccagtcccACCACCCCCAGTCCCAGCGCTCCCAGTCCCACCACCCCCAGTTCCACTGCTTCCagttccagcacccccagtcccagtgctcccagttctACCACCCCCAGAtccagtgctcccagttccAGCACCCCCggtcccagtgctcccagtgctgcagctcctttgtCAGCAGCGCTGTCACCTCCAATGCCATCACCCTACTCCCCGTGCCCCCAGTTCCACCACCCCCGGTCCCACCACCGCCgatcccagggctcccagtccCATCCCCCTCCCTAttcccattcccccccagtgTCGCCAGTGCCTTTGTTGTGCAAAGTCCCCGAAGTCGCCAGCCCGGCTCCGGCGTCGCCCCGGGGGGGAACACACGACACCGGGAGGGGGGGTGACAAAGGGGACAAAGGTGAGAAAGGTGACAAAGATGCTTGCCCCCGGCCACGGGTGTCACCACCTGCTTTTATTGGAAGGGGGGGGTGGTGAACAGCGTCACCAtggagtggggaggaggggacagggacactgCGGGGTGACAGGCACATGGGAGGGTTACAGGGACACGGGGGCCACACACAGTGGTCGCTTCTGGGGGTGACAGGGGCATGGGGAGAGAGGGCACGGTAGTGTCACCCTGGGGGGGCGAGAGGGACATTGTGGGGGGTGACAGTGGTGTCCCCATGGGGAGAAGACACAGtgggggggtgctggagcccggGTGGGGAAGGTGACAGTGACCTTGTAAAGGCGGGGGAGGTGAGGGATGTTTGGGTcctggggggaaggaagggtcAAGGTGATTTCTGGGCGCTCATGTGTGcagccccaccccccatccTTGCCAGCAATAGTGGGACACACTCCCCCCAGTTCAGTTATTAGGGGGGGTGTCACCCGTGGAGGGCAGGGGCTACAATGTCCCCAGGGTGGATCAGCCAAACATCAAAGATGCTTTTGTTGGGAGGGGGCATAGTTTGGGCCCCTCCCCCACCTAATTCTGAATCTGGGGATGGGGGGTTGCTGGGAGGGGGTCTTGGGGGAGGTTCAGAAGTGGGGGGGGTCAAAACCCCCCAGTGAAAAGcgagaaaaggaggggaggcactggggggggcCACAGCATTGGGGGCCACGCTGGTGCTGTACGAAGTGGGGAGCTGCCCCCATAACAGTGGGGGGACACTGGTTTGGGAACCCCCCTTGGAGTGACAACTGGAGGAACTGGACCCTCCTATAGGGGGAGGGGGTCGCCAAGGTGGGGTAGGGAGGTGAAGGATGGGTGTGGACCCCCATAAATTACCCCCGGAAGGAGGCTCCTCGGGTGATGGTTTTGAGTGGGAGGCTTCAATTCGGGGCTCCCCCTTGGGGTTGCCACTGGGGGCACTGGACCCCCCTATGGCAGGGGGTAGCCAGGGTGGGGTAGGGAGGTGAAGGATGGGTGTGGACCCCCATAAATTACCCCCGGGGGGTTGGTCCTCAGGTGATGCTGACGGTGGGGGGGGTGTCTCtaatttccctcccccctctgaAAAATCCCCCAATAAGGAGGCGAtggagaaaggtggtggaggtggaggcGGTGGGGGGGATGAATTTAAAGGGTTGGGGGAAGGTTTAGGAAGGTCGGGGGGGGGTTTAAGTCCTTGCAGGGGGTAAGGACGACCCCGGAGAATAAACGGAGCCAAATCCCGGACGAAACAAGTGTCCCCCCCCCGCGCCACAGCCGTGTTTTGGAGGCGCAGGGCTGCGGGGGGGATGCGGTTCACATCCACCGTCCAGTAATTGCCCTTGGCTTTGGGCTTGCTGGGGTCCTTCAGCACCTACCCCGGGAGGGAACAGAAAATGAAGGACCCCTCCCCGTAATTGCTACAACCCCTTGGGAGCGGGGGGCAACCGGACCCCTTATTTGGGACAAAGACTGCCCCCGAATTCAGCTGGAGCGTTCAGGTATGGGGAGGGTATGGAGTGGaaccttccccctcctcccctttcaaAACTGTCCCTCGGGGAGGGtgaccccctctcccccccccccccaaagcggGACCCCCTCTCAAAGTGAGACCGACAGCCCCCCTCAgattttgccccccccccccccagcacctgaCTCACCCCAGGGATCTGCAGGCCACCCCCagtcccactgctcccagctctatCACCCCCAATCCAGTGCTCCCAGTTCTATCCCCCCAATCCCCTTCTCCCTAATCCCATCATCCCCAATCCCACTCTTTCCCCAGCAGTCCCACAACCCCCCCTGTCCACAGTCTCATCCCCCCTAGTCCCACCCGAGGGCGCCCAGTTTTGCTGTGTCCCCCTGCTaaccctcacacacacagtaCCCTCCAGTACATCCCCATCCTTACCAACGCCCCTAAGGGGCTCCTCTACCTCTTTCCagacccccccagacccctccacCCCAAGGACCCCTCCCATCCTCTTCCCCCCCAATCCCCTTTCCCATCCCCTTTCCCCCTactattccccccccccaagacccTTACCTCAAGGGACCCCTCCACACACACTGAGGAACCCTCCTAACTTttgctccctccccccccagttttAGGGACTTCCCCCCAGACCCTAAAAGGTCCCCACACACCTTGGCAAAACAGGGGTTACAGGAGAGGTTGTGCCGCACGGAGTCCTTCCAGCCTTGGTACCCTCCCCCAAAAAAGGGGAAgaggctgctgagctcctggaTGATCTGGGGGGCGGTGTCGTAATTGATTTTGGGGGGAGTCACCCCCTAAATACCCCCCAGTCTCCCCCAAACAACACCCAAAAGCCCCTACCCCAAGGATTTTCCCGTCAAACCCCTCTGAGAGCTCCCAAATTGATCCCCCTCCCCGCAATTTTAAATGGGAGGCTACgaccctcccaacccctccatcGTGGGGAGGGGGGTCCCAAAATTaaagctgggggggaagggaagtgaCCCGACAGACGACAGAGGCGACAGAGCGACAGACCCCCCGGCgcctctcagctgctcccccgCAGGGACATTTGCACCAGCACCAaattcccaccccccacccctcccgcCCCGGGGATCCTggggagggggtccagaggggGTTTTTGGGGTCTGGGAGAGATCCCAGAGGGGGTGATGGGGAGAGGGGGGTCGCGGATGAGGTCTGGGGGTGTCTCATGGGAGCTCGTGTGGAGGAAGGGTCCCggggggggtccctgtgtgggGCTCCCGCGGGAGGTGATGGCGGGATTTGGGGGTGTCCCTTAGGGGGCCCGGGGGGTGATTGGGAGGGGAATGCCGGGGGAGATCTTAGTGGGGGGTTCCAGGGTGGGTGGTGGGGTGCAGAGTCCCGAGGAGGTTTAggggaggtgtccagaggagggtgggagagcgggggggggtcccagggggGCTTGTGGGGAGGAGGGGTCCTGAGTGTGGAGGGTTGTGGGTCTCGGGGTGGCGGGTCCtaggggaggttttggggtggggaggttctggaggggtggggggtgttctGAAGAGGAGGGTCCCGGGGGGGAAGGGGTCCCAGTAGGAAAAGTGGGAACTGCTGGGAGGGAGAGTCTTAGTTTGGGGGTTCCCGTTGGCCCAGGGTTGGAGGGTGAGTTCCGGAGGAGGTCGTGGACGTGGGGTGGTCCCGGTACCTGGGCGAGCTTGAGACGCTGTCCCGGTGCCGCCTGGATAACGAGGGCGATGAGTGCCAGGTAGGAGTAGGGGGGCTTCGGGTGCCGCCGGTAGCgctggggggggggccgggACCCCCCTTGGGACCCCAACCCCCGGGACCCCCCTCCAGAAACCCCCCCCCGAGATCCCCCCACTCGGGGGGGGGCTGAACCTGAGCCccgaggtgctggaggaggaagaggaggaggtggtggtggtgctggtggcatggcctggggccggggggggatggactgggagcactggggaggggctgggatgaACTGGagtggggtgggctgggctggggcggGCTGGGGCTaggatggggatgggacaaactgggatgggctgggatggagatgggatgAAATGGAGTGGGCTGGGGTGGAATGAGCTGTGATGACGATAGGACAAACTGGCCTGGACTGGCCTGGGGTTAGGACGAACTGGAATGGAGCTGGGATGGACTGGGGTAGGCTGGGATGGTCCGGGTTGGGAAGGATGGGGATGGAATGGGAGTGGGATGGGACAAACTGGGCTGAGAGAcatgggatggggctgggatggAGATAAAATGGAGCTGAAATGTACTGGAGTGGGCTGGAATGAGCTGGGGTGGACTAATAAAATGGAATATGGCTGGGGATGAACTGGACTGAGAGGGATGGGATAaactgggatgggatggggtaggAGGGAGCTAGGATGGACTGGAGTGGGGTGAGATGGGGCTGAAGTGGACTGGGATGGAGCTCGGGTGGGTGTAGGCTTAACTGGGATGGGTCTGAACTGAGCTGCCCCGGGCAGCCCTTGACCCGAGTGACCCTTCCCAAGCTCAAGTTCAAG
This DNA window, taken from Dryobates pubescens isolate bDryPub1 chromosome 14, bDryPub1.pri, whole genome shotgun sequence, encodes the following:
- the FOXH1 gene encoding forkhead box protein H1, whose product is MGRGHGVSGRGNGRVPAGAGVGVSRYRRHPKPPYSYLALIALVIQAAPGQRLKLAQIIQELSSLFPFFGGGYQGWKDSVRHNLSCNPCFAKVLKDPSKPKAKGNYWTVDVNRIPPAALRLQNTAVARGGDTCFVRDLAPFILRGRPYPLPPPSNPPSPDSELGGGGAQTMPPPNKSIFDVWLIHPGDIVAPALHG
- the PPP1R16A gene encoding protein phosphatase 1 regulatory subunit 16A, with protein sequence MAEHPELVAEMPAVARLSTPERLKHAQKRRAQQLKKWAQAEKESQGSKVGAERKRRKRSDGNTKRVTFPASVQLLEAAARHDAEEVRHFLASGISPDLCNEDGLTALHQCCIDDAGKVVPVLLDAGADVNARDSELWTPLHAAATCGHLHLVRLLIQRGADLLATNSDGNMPYDLCEDELTLDCLESAMAEQGITQEKIEEARGATEREMMVEIGQLVEAGADLDAPRGHGATLLHITAANGYAEAAELLLEHQASVGSRDEDGWQPLHAAACWGQVQMVELLVAHGADLNGKSVLDETPLDVCGDEEVRAKLLELKHKHEAVMRSHHRHKSLLQRRTSSAGSRGKVVRRVSVSERSSLYRREHEREAIVWQRAARRDSAEDDDDGQTDAELRRRAAADPPAPSPPRNGSALCTHGPGTGATVHPVPDPAPRHHLPATLPDLKRHRAATKLQHLPGGDAATPMGRGDTGDTGGTGVAGGAGDGAGEPPLLKLTAPAEEPPAQKQRCCKVM